A window of Synechococcus sp. MEDNS5 contains these coding sequences:
- a CDS encoding mechanosensitive ion channel family protein: protein MLDQVVGDSPRSTLLNFYAVMAEVGQRADRLGQAPGADRDGGLARQEQIDDTELLFNLFAGLSIQTDRPLRVGEFCEVGGTLGFVTKIGLRSMELQTLESRVTIPNSVADEATIINFSRRGLSRDRPPTQGLEVRLPIRDPLSPYQLEELLRQARKLLQR, encoded by the coding sequence GTGCTGGACCAGGTGGTGGGAGATAGCCCTCGCTCCACTCTCTTAAATTTCTACGCCGTGATGGCCGAGGTGGGGCAACGGGCCGACCGACTCGGGCAGGCCCCTGGGGCAGATCGTGATGGAGGGTTGGCGAGACAGGAGCAGATTGACGACACTGAACTTCTGTTCAATCTGTTCGCTGGACTCTCGATTCAAACCGACAGGCCGCTGCGCGTTGGTGAATTTTGCGAGGTGGGAGGCACGCTCGGGTTCGTGACAAAAATCGGTCTGCGGTCGATGGAGCTGCAGACCCTGGAGAGTCGCGTCACCATCCCCAATTCGGTGGCAGATGAAGCCACCATCATCAACTTCTCCCGGAGAGGACTCAGCCGGGATCGTCCGCCGACGCAGGGGCTGGAGGTGCGTCTTCCAATCCGTGATCCTCTGTCTCCCTATCAACTCGAGGAGCTGTTGCGGCAGGCCCGCAAGTTGCTCCAGCGGTAG